Proteins encoded together in one Campylobacter concisus window:
- a CDS encoding N-acetylmuramoyl-L-alanine amidase family protein — protein sequence MKRVLISLFLAFSFLFAATNSETFAKFDRNFMALNRSAKIKLHNDIKNIYVDAIIKNDKNTKKQALTRLITSSKALGFDSSAYIRDLNAINGVKGASAQAVSPALTLLSATKVNDTLVLKFNTKLDTARLKTSFAKQQNAYKNIMDIDGRLNGNPLTYKNFISDYIHISQYDKNTVRIIFSDKVQKTIKANATGDLLIISAQNFISNENVRAPLHKLKNKNEKPAQSAVEPNLKSEPAQSEPVEEPLPPVAAGKFSRNKTIVIDPGHGGTDPGAVNGSLKEKTAVLGVAKKLGEILKSRGYKVYFTRSTDVFINLRSRTKFANDKMADLFVSIHANAAPNATKAKSMHGIETFFLSPARSERSKNAAALENKSDIEEMNYFSQQTFLNVLNREKIIASNKLGIDIQKEILASARKVYAASDGSVREAPFWVLVGALMPAVLVEIGYITHPVEGEKLFDEAYQKALANGIANGIDGYFAKNR from the coding sequence ATGAAACGGGTTCTAATCTCTCTTTTTCTAGCATTTAGCTTTCTTTTTGCGGCGACAAATTCAGAGACTTTTGCCAAATTTGATAGAAATTTTATGGCTCTAAATAGAAGTGCTAAGATTAAGCTTCATAATGATATAAAAAATATCTACGTTGATGCGATCATTAAAAATGATAAAAATACGAAAAAACAGGCACTTACTAGGCTAATAACAAGCTCAAAGGCGCTTGGCTTTGACTCAAGCGCATATATAAGAGACCTAAATGCGATAAATGGCGTAAAAGGTGCCAGTGCGCAAGCGGTTTCGCCAGCTTTAACGCTACTAAGTGCCACAAAGGTAAATGACACCTTGGTGCTTAAATTTAACACAAAGCTAGATACTGCAAGGCTAAAAACATCGTTTGCCAAACAACAAAATGCCTACAAAAATATCATGGACATCGATGGCAGGCTAAATGGCAACCCACTAACTTATAAAAATTTCATCTCAGACTACATCCACATCTCGCAGTACGACAAAAACACCGTCAGGATCATCTTTTCTGACAAGGTGCAAAAGACGATAAAGGCAAATGCGACTGGGGACTTGCTAATAATCAGCGCTCAAAATTTCATCTCAAATGAAAACGTAAGAGCACCACTTCATAAGCTTAAAAATAAAAACGAAAAGCCAGCACAAAGCGCAGTAGAGCCAAATTTAAAGTCTGAGCCAGCACAGAGTGAGCCAGTAGAAGAGCCTTTGCCTCCAGTTGCTGCGGGTAAATTTTCACGCAACAAAACGATCGTCATCGATCCAGGGCATGGCGGCACAGACCCTGGTGCTGTAAATGGCAGTTTAAAAGAAAAAACAGCCGTTTTAGGTGTAGCTAAAAAGCTTGGCGAGATACTAAAATCTCGTGGATACAAGGTCTATTTCACCAGATCAACTGACGTTTTTATAAATTTAAGATCAAGAACGAAATTTGCAAACGACAAGATGGCTGACCTCTTTGTCTCTATCCACGCAAACGCCGCTCCAAACGCTACTAAAGCAAAGAGCATGCACGGCATCGAAACCTTTTTCTTATCGCCTGCAAGGAGCGAGCGCAGCAAAAACGCAGCCGCACTTGAAAACAAATCAGACATCGAAGAGATGAACTACTTTTCGCAGCAAACGTTTCTAAACGTGCTAAACCGCGAGAAGATCATCGCCTCAAACAAGCTTGGTATCGACATCCAAAAAGAAATTTTAGCAAGTGCTAGAAAGGTCTATGCAGCCAGCGACGGCAGCGTGCGAGAGGCGCCATTTTGGGTGCTCGTGGGCGCTCTTATGCCAGCGGTTCTAGTCGAGATCGGCTATATCACACATCCAGTCGAGGGCGAAAAACTCTTTGACGAGGCCTATCAAAAAGCCCTTGCAAACGGCATCGCAAACGGCATAGATGGATATTTCGCAAAAAATAGATGA
- a CDS encoding RDD family protein, with the protein MSMQIEEKLQNEEISLAPFAKRIMAFSIDEIIVSFLFMIIYWEPLSTSTNYDDARNLVLNLFWQVVALKVIYHTFFVWYYGASLGQMITKTMCINVEILDKPNLTQSLVRAIFRIVSEACFYLGFAWALSNPARQTWQDKIAKTVVINA; encoded by the coding sequence ATGAGTATGCAGATAGAAGAGAAGCTTCAAAACGAAGAAATTTCACTTGCTCCTTTTGCTAAGAGGATCATGGCGTTTTCTATCGATGAGATCATAGTTTCGTTTCTTTTTATGATCATCTATTGGGAGCCTCTTTCTACTAGCACCAACTATGATGACGCTAGAAATTTAGTATTAAATTTATTTTGGCAAGTGGTCGCTTTAAAAGTCATCTATCACACATTTTTTGTTTGGTATTATGGCGCAAGCCTCGGGCAGATGATAACAAAGACGATGTGTATAAATGTAGAAATTTTAGATAAGCCAAATTTAACTCAAAGTCTTGTTAGGGCGATATTTAGGATAGTTAGTGAAGCTTGTTTTTATCTTGGCTTTGCGTGGGCACTTTCAAACCCTGCAAGGCAGACGTGGCAAGACAAAATAGCAAAAACAGTGGTGATAAATGCGTAA
- the purD gene encoding phosphoribosylamine--glycine ligase gives MNILIIGSGGREYAIALKLKSEKNINLYFAPGNGATSRLGENLNIKDFHELANFAKENSIELTIVGPEAPLSEGVVDIFKKEGLLIFGPSKAAARLEASKAYMKDFLARNNIKTAKYLNTDDKEKAFKFIDTLSVPMVVKADGLCAGKGVIIANSKEEAKEAVSDMLSGASFGDAGKFVVVEEFLDGFELSFFAICDGENFVSLPVAQDHKRLLDNDEGPNTGGMGAYAPSPLASKELIKRVEEEVVKPTLKGMKNEGSPFCGVLFVGLMIVKNEPYVLEFNVRFGDPECEVLMPLIDGNLSEILLNAAKGELKPISLKDEFAVGVVMSSKNYPYKSSPKAKISVLNDVKDAHIAYAGVSKEGDEIYADGGRVLVCVATAKSIKEARDKAYELCENVKFDGAHFRKDIAWQALK, from the coding sequence ATGAACATTCTCATAATAGGAAGTGGCGGCCGCGAATACGCCATTGCTCTAAAACTAAAAAGCGAAAAAAATATAAATTTATACTTTGCACCTGGAAATGGTGCGACCTCACGCCTTGGTGAGAATTTAAACATAAAAGACTTTCATGAGCTAGCAAATTTTGCCAAAGAAAATAGTATCGAGCTAACTATCGTGGGACCTGAAGCGCCTCTTAGCGAAGGCGTAGTGGATATATTTAAAAAAGAGGGTTTGCTCATCTTTGGACCAAGCAAGGCAGCAGCTAGACTTGAGGCCAGCAAGGCCTATATGAAGGACTTTTTGGCTAGAAATAACATAAAAACTGCAAAATATTTAAACACAGACGACAAAGAAAAAGCATTTAAATTTATTGATACCCTAAGCGTGCCAATGGTTGTAAAAGCTGACGGACTTTGCGCTGGAAAAGGCGTGATCATCGCAAATTCCAAAGAAGAAGCCAAAGAGGCAGTTAGCGACATGCTAAGTGGAGCTAGCTTTGGTGATGCTGGCAAATTTGTGGTAGTTGAAGAGTTTTTGGACGGCTTTGAGTTAAGCTTTTTTGCCATTTGTGACGGCGAAAATTTTGTAAGCTTGCCAGTGGCGCAAGACCACAAACGCCTGCTTGACAACGACGAGGGTCCAAATACTGGCGGTATGGGCGCTTACGCTCCAAGTCCGCTTGCTTCAAAAGAGCTTATAAAAAGGGTCGAAGAAGAGGTTGTAAAACCTACGTTAAAAGGGATGAAAAACGAGGGCAGTCCGTTTTGTGGAGTGCTTTTTGTGGGGCTGATGATCGTGAAAAATGAGCCTTATGTGCTTGAGTTTAACGTGAGATTTGGCGATCCTGAGTGCGAGGTCTTGATGCCATTAATCGACGGAAATTTGAGTGAAATTTTACTAAATGCTGCAAAAGGCGAGCTAAAGCCTATCAGCTTAAAAGATGAATTTGCAGTTGGCGTCGTGATGTCTAGCAAAAATTATCCTTATAAAAGTAGCCCAAAGGCTAAAATTTCAGTTTTAAATGATGTAAAAGATGCCCATATAGCTTACGCAGGCGTGAGCAAAGAGGGTGATGAAATTTACGCAGATGGCGGCAGAGTGCTAGTCTGCGTGGCGACCGCAAAGAGCATAAAAGAGGCACGTGATAAGGCCTATGAGCTTTGCGAAAATGTCAAATTTGACGGAGCACACTTTAGAAAAGATATCGCGTGGCAGGCTCTAAAATGA
- a CDS encoding nitronate monooxygenase has protein sequence MELKPLKIGKYEIKYPIFQGGMGLGISWDKLAGNVSLEGGLGIISSVGTGYYENRKFIDKELNAKPFGSENFYSTRGLRAVIENARKICGDLPLGVNIMYAANDYARVVKDACEAGINIIVSGAGLPTNLPEFTQNFKEIALVPIVSSAKALKIICKRWLQRYERLPDAVVLEGPLSGGHQGFTYEQCLDPEFSLFNLIPQVKAEIKEWGDFPLIAAGGIWDKNDIEKAISLGANGVQMGTRFIGTHECDADIGFKEVLLAAEEKDIELIKSPVGYPARGIRTNLINLVDKRMGPKIQCISNCVSPCQRGKEAKQVGYCIADRLFDAYSGKKESGLFFTGANGYKLKELISVKELMHKLVHGE, from the coding sequence ATGGAGTTAAAGCCGTTAAAAATAGGTAAATACGAGATAAAATACCCGATATTTCAAGGCGGTATGGGGCTTGGCATCAGCTGGGACAAACTAGCTGGCAATGTGAGCTTAGAAGGCGGTCTTGGCATAATTAGCTCAGTTGGCACAGGCTACTATGAAAACCGCAAATTTATAGATAAAGAGCTAAATGCAAAGCCTTTTGGAAGCGAAAATTTCTACTCTACAAGAGGCCTTCGAGCTGTCATAGAAAACGCACGTAAAATTTGTGGCGACTTGCCACTTGGCGTAAATATAATGTATGCTGCAAACGACTACGCAAGGGTGGTTAAAGATGCCTGCGAGGCTGGCATAAATATCATAGTCTCAGGTGCAGGCTTGCCTACAAATTTACCTGAATTTACACAAAATTTTAAAGAGATAGCACTAGTGCCGATCGTCTCAAGCGCAAAAGCACTAAAGATCATCTGTAAGCGCTGGCTTCAAAGATATGAGCGCTTGCCAGATGCTGTCGTGCTTGAAGGACCGCTAAGTGGCGGCCATCAGGGCTTTACATATGAGCAGTGCCTTGATCCTGAGTTTTCACTATTTAACCTCATCCCGCAGGTAAAAGCTGAGATCAAAGAGTGGGGCGACTTTCCGCTCATCGCAGCTGGTGGAATTTGGGATAAAAACGACATCGAAAAGGCGATATCGCTTGGAGCAAATGGCGTTCAGATGGGCACACGCTTCATCGGCACACACGAGTGTGACGCAGACATTGGCTTTAAAGAGGTCTTGCTTGCAGCTGAAGAGAAAGACATCGAGCTTATAAAGAGCCCAGTTGGCTATCCAGCTCGCGGGATAAGAACAAATTTGATAAATTTAGTCGATAAAAGAATGGGTCCAAAGATCCAGTGCATAAGCAACTGCGTAAGCCCTTGCCAAAGAGGCAAAGAGGCAAAGCAGGTTGGGTATTGCATCGCGGATAGGCTATTTGACGCATATAGCGGCAAAAAGGAGAGCGGGCTATTTTTCACAGGAGCGAACGGCTACAAACTAAAAGAGCTAATAAGCGTAAAAGAGCTAATGCATAAGCTGGTACATGGTGAATGA
- a CDS encoding multidrug effflux MFS transporter has translation MKKENSKLFLLLFLGALSAFGPFVTDLYLPALPAITEWFGTSVSATQLTLTTSMAGLAIGQLIVGPISDKFGRKTPLTISLIIYTISTIFIFFAQNIQFFIFMRIIQGLASAGSLVISRAVVSDLYKGHEMTKFFSLMMVVNGLAPIFSPIGGSLLLKFTDWRGIFMALTIIGILLFIANFYFKESLSPANRLKVPLFQTYSVFGKILRKKKFMLFIAIQTFTMAAMFAYIAASSFILQEFYLLSPVSYSFCFAANGLAIVIGARLASLLNERKALKTGLFGTLFASIFIVFMLCFKFEVIGVIIAFFLLLLFTGFILPTASSLAMNEGREYAGSASAVLGFCPFFLGGVISPLVGLGDIFYSTSIAIFACSVLAFISFLGLKRVA, from the coding sequence ATGAAAAAAGAAAATTCCAAACTATTTTTACTGCTATTTTTGGGCGCGCTTTCGGCATTTGGCCCATTTGTCACAGACCTTTACCTGCCAGCACTTCCAGCCATAACTGAGTGGTTTGGCACAAGCGTTTCAGCAACCCAGCTAACTCTTACGACCTCGATGGCAGGCCTTGCGATAGGCCAGCTAATAGTTGGTCCAATCAGCGATAAATTTGGGCGAAAAACACCACTTACCATCTCGCTCATCATATACACGATTAGCACGATTTTTATATTTTTTGCGCAAAATATCCAGTTTTTTATCTTTATGCGCATCATCCAAGGGCTTGCAAGTGCGGGCAGTCTGGTTATCTCAAGAGCCGTTGTGAGCGACCTTTATAAGGGTCACGAGATGACCAAATTTTTTAGTCTTATGATGGTTGTAAATGGTCTTGCTCCGATATTTTCACCAATAGGCGGCAGCTTGCTACTTAAATTTACCGACTGGCGCGGCATCTTTATGGCGCTAACGATCATCGGCATTTTGCTATTTATTGCAAATTTTTACTTCAAAGAGAGCCTAAGCCCTGCTAACCGCCTAAAAGTGCCTTTGTTTCAGACCTACAGCGTCTTTGGCAAAATTTTAAGAAAAAAGAAATTTATGCTATTTATTGCGATCCAGACATTTACGATGGCCGCGATGTTTGCCTATATCGCGGCATCGTCTTTTATCTTACAAGAGTTTTACTTGCTAAGCCCAGTAAGTTACAGCTTTTGCTTTGCGGCAAATGGCCTAGCCATCGTCATAGGTGCTAGGCTTGCAAGCTTGCTAAATGAACGAAAAGCACTAAAAACTGGGCTTTTTGGCACCTTGTTTGCTAGCATTTTTATAGTGTTTATGCTTTGCTTTAAATTTGAAGTGATCGGCGTTATCATCGCATTTTTCTTGCTTTTGCTCTTTACTGGCTTTATCTTGCCAACGGCCTCATCACTTGCGATGAATGAGGGCAGAGAGTACGCTGGCTCGGCCTCAGCAGTGCTTGGATTTTGCCCATTTTTCTTGGGCGGAGTCATCTCGCCACTAGTTGGGCTTGGTGACATTTTTTACTCTACTTCAATAGCCATTTTTGCTTGCAGCGTGCTTGCCTTTATCTCATTTTTAGGGCTAAAAAGAGTTGCGTAA
- a CDS encoding cupin domain-containing protein: MSKIYNLDKDTKIVEKSVVSKRLFQNKNASVDIYAFDEGEELDHEMLFIDSLAFVIDGEAQLEYGEKQMRLGRDEAYLIEAKTWRKLKFTKKTKYLLIDFKENVMIDHLDKASVFSLADAVNYESGKIVSKTLVKNENGSMSLLSFDKDQELSTHAAPGDALLIALDGELDLKIADESFHLVKGDSIVLPGKIPHGLKVKDKFKMLLIVTKDKM, encoded by the coding sequence TTGAGCAAAATTTATAATCTTGACAAAGACACAAAAATAGTTGAAAAAAGCGTCGTTAGCAAAAGGCTCTTTCAAAACAAAAACGCAAGTGTAGATATATACGCATTTGATGAGGGTGAGGAGCTTGATCACGAGATGCTTTTTATAGATAGCCTTGCCTTCGTCATTGACGGCGAAGCACAGCTTGAATACGGCGAAAAGCAGATGAGGCTTGGGCGTGATGAGGCCTACCTTATCGAGGCAAAAACCTGGCGAAAGCTCAAATTTACAAAGAAGACAAAATATTTACTAATAGATTTTAAGGAGAATGTTATGATAGATCATTTAGACAAAGCGAGTGTCTTTAGCCTCGCAGATGCCGTTAACTACGAGAGTGGCAAGATAGTTAGCAAGACGCTTGTCAAAAACGAAAATGGCTCGATGTCGCTACTTAGTTTTGACAAAGACCAAGAGCTCTCAACCCACGCTGCCCCTGGAGATGCGCTACTTATCGCGCTTGATGGCGAGCTTGATTTAAAGATAGCTGATGAGAGCTTTCATCTAGTAAAGGGCGATAGTATCGTGCTTCCAGGCAAGATCCCACACGGCCTAAAAGTGAAAGACAAATTCAAAATGCTTCTAATCGTCACAAAAGACAAAATGTAA
- the tyrS gene encoding tyrosine--tRNA ligase, translating into MVQDIDDILQEINRGVAEMIDAERVENLVKNYYEKGENFYVKAGFDPTAPDLHLGHTVVLNKMALLQKHGAIVQFLIGDFTAQIGDPTGKSATRKKLDQETVLKNAKTYEEQVFKILDPKKTVIMFNSKWSNELGAAGMIELTSTFSVARMLERDDFEKRIKAGNPISISEFMYPLLQGYDSVAMKCDIEMGGTDQKFNLLMGRTLQRTYNIGKEQAVIMMPLLEGLDGVNKMSKSLGNYIGVTENANDMFAKTLSISDELMWRWYELLSTKTLGEIEELMNDVNSGKYHPKKAKEDLAYEITARYHGEEAAKAAMAEFNSVHSQNQLPTDMKEFSLKAPIWIVEALSQCGLSESNSQARRDIKANAVSVNQEKISDEQLKLGAGEYILQVGKRKFAKIKVE; encoded by the coding sequence ATGGTTCAAGATATAGACGATATTTTACAAGAGATAAACCGCGGCGTTGCTGAGATGATCGATGCTGAGAGAGTTGAAAATTTGGTTAAAAATTATTATGAAAAAGGCGAAAATTTCTACGTAAAAGCAGGCTTTGACCCAACAGCTCCAGACCTTCACCTAGGTCACACAGTCGTTTTAAACAAGATGGCTTTGCTCCAAAAGCATGGCGCGATAGTGCAGTTTTTGATAGGTGATTTTACCGCTCAAATAGGCGATCCAACAGGCAAGTCAGCCACTAGAAAAAAGCTAGATCAAGAGACCGTTTTAAAAAATGCTAAAACTTATGAAGAGCAAGTTTTTAAAATTTTAGATCCTAAAAAAACGGTGATCATGTTTAACTCAAAATGGTCAAATGAGCTAGGAGCTGCTGGGATGATCGAGCTAACTAGCACATTTTCAGTAGCTAGAATGCTAGAGCGAGATGACTTTGAAAAGAGGATAAAAGCGGGCAATCCTATATCAATCTCAGAGTTTATGTATCCGCTTCTTCAAGGCTATGATAGCGTTGCTATGAAGTGCGACATCGAGATGGGTGGCACAGATCAGAAATTTAACCTTCTAATGGGTAGAACCTTACAGCGAACATATAATATCGGCAAAGAGCAAGCTGTCATCATGATGCCACTTCTTGAGGGGCTTGATGGCGTAAATAAGATGAGCAAGAGCCTTGGCAACTACATCGGCGTTACTGAAAATGCAAATGATATGTTTGCAAAAACGCTTAGCATAAGTGACGAGCTTATGTGGCGCTGGTACGAGCTACTAAGCACAAAAACACTTGGCGAGATAGAAGAGCTGATGAATGACGTAAATAGTGGCAAATATCATCCAAAAAAGGCGAAAGAGGATCTTGCTTATGAGATAACAGCGAGGTATCATGGCGAGGAGGCTGCTAAGGCTGCTATGGCTGAATTTAACAGCGTTCACTCTCAAAATCAGCTCCCAACAGATATGAAAGAATTTAGCTTAAAAGCGCCGATTTGGATAGTAGAGGCCTTATCTCAGTGCGGGCTAAGTGAGTCAAATTCTCAAGCAAGGCGAGATATAAAAGCAAATGCAGTTAGCGTCAATCAAGAAAAAATTAGCGATGAGCAGTTAAAATTAGGAGCAGGCGAGTATATCTTGCAGGTTGGTAAGCGTAAATTTGCGAAGATAAAGGTTGAATAA
- a CDS encoding uroporphyrinogen-III synthase, translating to MRKIYLVSNTKTADESVVNLSVSKIEFLKFEINLSEYDALVATSKNAFKALKFNGILPINLPVFAIANSCAAAAREFGFSEIYTGQNAHGDDFAREILPLLNGKKVLYLKGKDSASNFLEILLSGGVNIKAVISYENVLNPCKMELKPPKNSILIFASPINVRNFLTNFGWDESYQTISIGKVTAKELKFSTPLVSQSQDINACIALAKTLL from the coding sequence TTGCGTAAAATTTATCTTGTCTCAAACACAAAGACGGCTGATGAGAGCGTTGTAAATTTAAGCGTTAGTAAGATAGAGTTTTTGAAATTTGAGATAAATTTAAGCGAATATGACGCGCTTGTGGCAACCTCCAAAAATGCTTTTAAGGCTTTAAAATTTAATGGCATTTTGCCTATAAATTTGCCAGTCTTTGCTATCGCAAATAGTTGCGCAGCAGCTGCAAGAGAGTTTGGTTTTAGTGAAATTTACACTGGGCAAAACGCACATGGAGATGACTTTGCAAGAGAAATTTTGCCACTTTTAAATGGCAAAAAGGTTCTTTATCTAAAAGGCAAAGATAGCGCTTCAAATTTCTTAGAAATTTTACTAAGCGGTGGCGTAAATATAAAGGCGGTCATCTCTTATGAAAATGTCTTAAATCCTTGCAAAATGGAGCTAAAACCGCCAAAAAATAGCATTTTAATCTTCGCATCTCCGATAAATGTGAGAAATTTTCTTACTAATTTTGGCTGGGACGAGAGCTATCAGACGATAAGCATCGGAAAGGTCACCGCAAAAGAGCTAAAATTTAGCACGCCACTTGTTAGTCAAAGTCAAGATATAAACGCTTGTATCGCACTTGCCAAAACGTTACTTTAA
- the mnmC gene encoding bifunctional tRNA (5-methylaminomethyl-2-thiouridine)(34)-methyltransferase MnmD/FAD-dependent 5-carboxymethylaminomethyl-2-thiouridine(34) oxidoreductase MnmC: MKNANLSFKGQIPFNEEFGDIYFNTDKPWLESEFVFASALDEIWQSKGSFIVAETGFGAGLNFFTLCKKFKNSSKKLHFVSIEKSPIKKEDLLKIYENLGIFKAYAKKLVSLYPPLISGIHRINFAPNITLDLCYGEADQILPELDFSADIWFLDGFAPSKNGSIWSEGVFKQIARLSRVGTIVRTYSCAKMVKEGLKNAGFLLSLKEGYARKRQMSSAVLEKKDENLKDAWFARCEPVASVKGKIALVIGAGVAGLATAGELAKNGFKVVIAEAKSEVATNGSGNHCGALMPLVTKPGVNLGRMHINAFLQAMRFYKANLPKSLIKFNGCIDYAFDDELVKRYASWQGQNAEDIFKFDESLKPYPGIFIKEAAYARPREICKFLSGGFEILFNHEYESRTHLQNGKISVKFKNKKSLEADILVFCTGSKSSEIFKDYDMQISSVRGQVTHLKPVLKNTMPLSAKGYICPAVKGVQVIGATYARNEICDTPKDEDNAKNLSDVSEFFDATKATIIGSRVGYRSYSGDRFPIIGALHDEEFYKQNYKGLFWSKNKDSNQKASYERNLFVNFAHGSRGLGTAILGANLITDLVLARPLCIERSLFFELHPARFLIRKLKKGLK; the protein is encoded by the coding sequence ATGAAAAATGCAAATTTAAGCTTTAAAGGGCAAATTCCATTTAACGAAGAGTTTGGTGATATCTACTTTAACACCGACAAGCCATGGCTTGAGAGCGAATTTGTCTTTGCAAGCGCACTTGATGAAATTTGGCAGAGCAAAGGTAGCTTTATAGTCGCTGAGACTGGCTTTGGTGCTGGGTTAAATTTCTTCACACTTTGCAAGAAATTTAAAAATAGCTCTAAAAAACTTCACTTCGTTAGCATCGAAAAAAGCCCTATAAAAAAAGAAGATCTTTTAAAAATTTATGAAAATTTAGGCATTTTTAAAGCCTATGCTAAAAAGCTAGTTTCGCTCTATCCGCCGCTAATTTCTGGCATACACCGAATAAATTTCGCGCCAAATATCACCCTTGATCTTTGCTACGGCGAGGCAGATCAAATTTTGCCTGAGCTTGATTTTAGCGCTGATATCTGGTTTTTAGACGGCTTTGCCCCAAGCAAAAATGGCTCGATCTGGAGCGAGGGCGTCTTTAAGCAGATCGCAAGGCTAAGCAGGGTTGGCACCATAGTTAGAACCTACTCGTGCGCAAAAATGGTGAAAGAGGGGCTAAAAAATGCTGGCTTTTTACTGAGCCTAAAAGAGGGCTACGCTAGAAAACGCCAGATGAGTAGCGCCGTGCTAGAGAAAAAGGATGAAAATTTAAAGGACGCTTGGTTTGCGAGGTGTGAGCCAGTCGCCAGCGTAAAAGGCAAAATAGCGCTTGTTATAGGAGCTGGTGTGGCTGGGCTTGCCACCGCTGGAGAGCTAGCCAAAAATGGCTTTAAAGTGGTGATCGCCGAGGCAAAGAGTGAGGTCGCGACAAATGGCTCAGGCAACCACTGCGGCGCCTTGATGCCACTAGTTACGAAGCCCGGGGTAAATTTAGGCCGCATGCATATAAATGCGTTTTTGCAAGCAATGAGATTTTACAAGGCAAATTTGCCAAAAAGCCTTATCAAATTTAATGGCTGTATCGACTATGCGTTTGATGATGAGCTAGTTAAAAGGTACGCCTCGTGGCAGGGTCAAAACGCGGAGGATATTTTTAAATTTGATGAGAGTTTAAAGCCATATCCTGGGATATTTATAAAAGAGGCGGCATACGCTAGACCAAGAGAAATTTGTAAATTTCTATCAGGCGGTTTTGAAATTTTATTTAACCACGAGTACGAGAGCAGGACGCACCTGCAAAATGGCAAGATAAGCGTTAAATTTAAAAATAAAAAAAGCTTGGAGGCTGATATCTTGGTCTTTTGTACTGGCAGCAAGAGTAGTGAAATTTTTAAAGACTATGACATGCAAATAAGTAGCGTCCGCGGCCAAGTCACGCACCTAAAACCAGTGCTAAAAAACACCATGCCACTAAGCGCAAAAGGCTACATCTGCCCAGCTGTAAAAGGGGTGCAAGTAATCGGCGCAACCTACGCTAGAAATGAAATTTGCGACACGCCTAAAGATGAGGATAACGCTAAAAATTTAAGCGATGTGAGTGAGTTTTTTGACGCCACAAAAGCCACCATCATCGGTTCACGTGTGGGATATAGAAGTTATAGCGGAGATAGGTTTCCGATAATTGGCGCCCTGCACGATGAGGAGTTTTACAAGCAAAACTACAAGGGGCTATTTTGGAGTAAAAATAAAGATAGTAACCAAAAAGCAAGCTACGAAAGAAATCTCTTTGTAAATTTCGCTCACGGCTCACGTGGTCTTGGCACAGCGATACTTGGAGCAAATTTGATAACGGATCTTGTGCTTGCTCGCCCACTTTGCATAGAAAGGTCGCTATTTTTTGAGCTACACCCTGCTAGATTTTTGATAAGAAAGCTAAAAAAAGGACTAAAATAG